Part of the Methylorubrum populi genome is shown below.
CGCCGACGTGGTGAAGAAGGGCCGCTTCGTCGCCAGCACCACGACGCGGGACGTGCCGCGGGCCGAGTACTACATCATCACCGTCGGCACGCCGCTCTATCCCGGCTCGCACGAGCCGCGCCTCGACATGATCGAGGAGGCGACCCGCGAGGTGGCAGAGCACTTCACCGACGGCGCGACGGTGATCCTGCGCTCGACCGTGCGGATCGGCACGACGACCGGCGTGGTGAAGCCGATCCTCGACCGCACCGGCACGGACTATCATCTCGCCATGTGCCCCGAGCGGACGCTCGAGGGCGACGCCATGCGCGAGCTCATCAACCTGCCGCAGATCGTCGGCGGTGAGACGCCGGACGCCTCCGACGCGGCCGCCGCCCTGTTCAGCCGGCTGACCCACACCATCGTCCGGGTCGCGAGCCCGGAGACGGCGGAGATGATCAAGCTCGTCGACAACACCTCGCGCGACGTCCACTTCGCCTTCGCCAACGAGGTGGCGCGGGCCTGCGATGCGCTCGGCATCAACGCCAACGACGTCATCCGCTACGGCAAGCTCGGCTATACCCGCACCAACGTCGCCGCCCCCGGCCTCGTCGGTGGCCCCTGCCTGGAGAAGGATCCGCACATCCTGCTCTCCTCGGTCTCGGGCAAGGGCGTGAATCTCGAGATCACCGCGGCCTCGCGCCTCGTCAACGAGCGCCAGCCGGCGGAGACGGTGGCAAGCCTCGTCGAGCGGCTGCGGGCGCGCCGCTCCGGGCCGTTCAAGGCGGTGGTTGCCGGCCTCGCCTTCAAGGGCCGCCCGGAAACCGACGACCTGCGCGGGTCGATGTCGCTCCAC
Proteins encoded:
- a CDS encoding nucleotide sugar dehydrogenase: MDARKAPNVVIIGLGYVGLTLSVALARRGVQVYGIEKRPDVVEKTNAGVPHFAEVGLRAALADVVKKGRFVASTTTRDVPRAEYYIITVGTPLYPGSHEPRLDMIEEATREVAEHFTDGATVILRSTVRIGTTTGVVKPILDRTGTDYHLAMCPERTLEGDAMRELINLPQIVGGETPDASDAAAALFSRLTHTIVRVASPETAEMIKLVDNTSRDVHFAFANEVARACDALGINANDVIRYGKLGYTRTNVAAPGLVGGPCLEKDPHILLSSVSGKGVNLEITAASRLVNERQPAETVASLVERLRARRSGPFKAVVAGLAFKGRPETDDLRGSMSLHVIREMMATEQFAEIRVYDGVVPMEHVRAISSGLTPYDSLAAACAGADVLVIANNHPEYSKIDLETIIATMSDDAFVYDYWNNLSEMPAEILENRYVTVGNLVGKFQ